The Prevotella fusca JCM 17724 genome includes a window with the following:
- a CDS encoding glycoside hydrolase family 2 TIM barrel-domain containing protein produces MKTIRNYGLLALLLALAPSVLRAGTWGAKPEHGKTYLISVGQDTKNVLTPYKYSWLRDTGLAFLTYAEGNDAQKWKLVAVRGKQDCYQLVNGDGELAFDMALNDAQKVSGYPCMWTQSITNPNQQIYITKKGSGYKLSAVSARNGQTYYVTFGSISSVNGYYCGYENSEASAATLQFKEVPAVVVAAGPDWENAKVYERNKERGHATYMPYPSTRAMKADAQRYDKPWLEPTGANYLSLNGTWKLRWSEGAKPVLLGKDDFWGDGVSTDGSAWNDINVPSCLEMNGYGEPMYVNVDYPFEDQQPYVRMKQGLKNSVGSYRRDFTLPAGWENKRVFLHFDGIYSAAYVYVNGNEVGYTEGANNVSEFDITKYVRTGKNNVAVQVIRWTDGSYLEGQDMWHMSGIHRDVYLVATPKTYLADHYIKSTVTPGATTVATGSAATSVELTVCNRDKTAAKKTVTVTLFDPSGKEVKKLKSDFVFASGDSLKTQTVDFGTLSGVKLWSAETPTLYTFTFSQSQDGKEEEAFSTKYGFRKIDLGKGYLEVNGRRTYLKGANTQDTDPLHGRTFGTDLMLHDITMMKQANMNTIRTSHYPRQAKMMAMFDHFGLFVVDEADMELHRNWEGSKTIINNTDWTGAIVDRNVRNTLRDRNHPSVVFWSLGNESGSGLNIMAAYNAVRNLDNRYIHYEGSTRDKAEGTDIHSVMYPAMHDWRSGTTGPVISDVNRPNTNKPYFMCEYAHAMGNAVGNLREYWEAMEGSAMGVGGCIWDFVDQSIYSYDAIKNNQLTQNGFPVYITGFDRPGPHQHNFVNNGLVNADRAWSAELDEVKRVYQWVAFDLNKDSRQVKLTNKYLDRNLGQFYLKWTLLADGKPVQDGTFKKLNCAAGATQTVDLKYNTAAFAGKELFLNIGLYTKDATLWCERDYPVAQFQQQLAAGTTTLATVDNTKAEKLTSTKNADGGYTYANGKQKVTFDKQGNITLWSYDGKNLFMPNAGPRFDRYRWVENDGPMEAYGNSPTDNGVTSQTATFQLSGDGKKATVNVTQNGNHCKATYKYTIYANGTIDLTSSYEAQGNGARRLGFSLNFPEELSKVRYYARGPLANYVDRLDGSDFGIYETTVKDMYEPFAHPQSNGNRIGLRWFTLTNNEGNGVKVETAGDVAFSLTPWTDTELRTARHEWELPTSDRTVAHFDAVQRGLGNQSCGPGPLPQYEIQQGKKYSNTVRFIPFSEAADDTANGISAVVNPATTTAQVYDLSGRRLPEAPAKGLYIQGGKVIAN; encoded by the coding sequence ATGAAAACAATCAGAAACTATGGTCTTCTCGCATTGTTACTGGCCTTAGCACCATCCGTGCTGAGGGCTGGCACATGGGGTGCGAAGCCTGAACACGGTAAGACCTATTTAATTTCAGTAGGGCAAGACACCAAGAATGTCCTTACTCCCTACAAGTATTCATGGTTAAGAGACACCGGGCTTGCGTTCCTAACTTACGCAGAAGGCAATGATGCGCAGAAGTGGAAACTCGTCGCTGTGAGGGGTAAGCAGGACTGCTATCAGTTGGTAAATGGAGACGGCGAGTTGGCTTTCGACATGGCGCTCAACGATGCACAGAAAGTCTCTGGCTACCCTTGTATGTGGACGCAGAGCATCACCAATCCTAATCAACAGATTTATATCACTAAGAAAGGCAGTGGTTATAAGTTGAGTGCAGTGTCTGCAAGGAATGGTCAGACTTATTATGTAACATTTGGTTCAATCTCTTCTGTCAACGGATATTACTGTGGTTATGAGAACAGTGAAGCATCAGCTGCTACGCTACAGTTCAAGGAAGTCCCTGCAGTCGTTGTTGCTGCGGGTCCTGATTGGGAGAATGCAAAGGTATATGAGCGCAATAAGGAGAGGGGTCACGCTACTTATATGCCTTACCCGTCGACAAGAGCGATGAAGGCTGATGCTCAGCGTTATGACAAGCCTTGGTTGGAGCCAACAGGTGCAAACTACCTTAGCCTCAATGGTACATGGAAGTTGCGTTGGAGCGAGGGTGCTAAGCCTGTACTGCTGGGCAAGGATGACTTCTGGGGCGATGGTGTCAGCACTGACGGTTCAGCGTGGAATGACATCAATGTTCCTTCTTGTTTGGAGATGAACGGCTATGGTGAGCCAATGTACGTGAATGTTGACTATCCATTTGAGGATCAGCAGCCTTATGTTCGCATGAAGCAAGGATTGAAGAATTCTGTGGGCTCTTATCGTCGTGATTTCACTCTGCCTGCAGGCTGGGAGAATAAGCGTGTCTTCCTCCATTTTGATGGTATCTACTCTGCTGCTTACGTTTATGTGAATGGCAATGAGGTGGGTTATACCGAAGGAGCAAACAACGTCAGTGAGTTTGATATAACAAAATATGTACGCACAGGCAAGAACAACGTTGCCGTACAGGTAATCCGTTGGACGGATGGCTCTTATCTTGAGGGTCAGGATATGTGGCACATGAGTGGTATTCATCGTGATGTTTACCTCGTGGCTACGCCAAAGACTTACTTGGCAGACCATTATATCAAGTCTACTGTCACCCCGGGTGCTACCACCGTTGCTACAGGTAGCGCAGCTACTTCAGTAGAACTTACCGTCTGCAACCGTGATAAGACAGCTGCAAAGAAGACCGTGACCGTTACGCTCTTCGACCCATCGGGCAAGGAAGTAAAGAAGCTGAAGTCTGACTTTGTCTTTGCATCTGGCGACAGCTTGAAGACACAGACCGTTGATTTCGGTACTCTCTCTGGCGTAAAACTTTGGTCAGCAGAGACTCCGACACTCTACACCTTCACCTTCAGCCAGTCACAGGACGGCAAGGAAGAGGAGGCTTTCTCTACAAAGTATGGCTTCAGAAAGATTGACCTTGGCAAGGGTTATCTTGAGGTGAACGGTCGTCGTACCTATCTCAAGGGTGCTAATACACAGGATACTGACCCATTACATGGTCGCACATTCGGCACTGACCTCATGCTGCATGACATCACAATGATGAAGCAGGCGAACATGAATACTATCCGTACCAGCCACTATCCACGCCAAGCAAAGATGATGGCAATGTTCGATCACTTCGGTCTCTTCGTGGTTGATGAGGCTGACATGGAACTTCACAGAAACTGGGAAGGCTCAAAGACGATTATCAACAACACCGACTGGACAGGTGCTATCGTTGACCGCAACGTGCGCAATACGCTTCGTGACCGCAACCACCCAAGTGTTGTGTTCTGGAGTCTTGGTAACGAGAGTGGTTCTGGTTTGAACATCATGGCTGCTTACAATGCTGTTCGCAACCTCGACAACCGCTACATCCATTATGAGGGATCAACCCGTGATAAGGCTGAAGGCACTGATATTCACTCTGTCATGTACCCTGCTATGCACGACTGGCGCAGTGGTACAACGGGTCCTGTAATATCTGATGTGAACCGTCCGAACACTAATAAGCCTTACTTCATGTGTGAGTATGCGCACGCTATGGGTAACGCTGTGGGCAACCTGCGTGAGTACTGGGAGGCTATGGAAGGCTCAGCAATGGGCGTCGGTGGTTGTATCTGGGACTTTGTTGACCAGAGTATCTACTCATACGATGCTATCAAGAACAATCAGCTGACACAGAATGGTTTTCCTGTTTACATCACTGGTTTCGACCGCCCGGGTCCTCATCAGCACAACTTCGTCAACAATGGTTTGGTCAATGCTGACCGTGCTTGGAGTGCTGAACTCGATGAGGTGAAGCGTGTTTACCAGTGGGTAGCCTTTGATTTGAACAAAGACAGCCGTCAGGTGAAACTGACCAACAAATATCTCGACCGCAACCTCGGTCAGTTCTATCTCAAGTGGACTCTCCTTGCTGACGGTAAGCCAGTACAGGACGGTACGTTCAAGAAGCTCAACTGCGCTGCTGGTGCTACACAGACTGTTGACTTGAAGTATAATACTGCAGCCTTTGCAGGTAAGGAACTCTTCCTCAACATCGGTCTTTATACTAAGGATGCAACGCTCTGGTGCGAGCGTGATTACCCGGTAGCACAGTTCCAGCAGCAGTTGGCAGCCGGCACAACAACCCTCGCTACGGTTGATAACACTAAGGCTGAAAAGCTGACTTCTACGAAGAATGCTGACGGTGGTTACACCTATGCCAACGGCAAGCAGAAGGTTACGTTCGACAAGCAGGGTAATATCACACTTTGGTCATACGATGGCAAGAACCTCTTTATGCCAAATGCTGGTCCACGTTTCGACCGCTACCGCTGGGTTGAGAATGATGGTCCGATGGAGGCTTATGGTAATAGTCCAACCGACAATGGCGTAACCTCACAGACGGCTACCTTCCAGCTCTCAGGCGATGGCAAGAAGGCTACGGTGAACGTAACGCAGAACGGTAACCACTGCAAGGCTACTTATAAGTACACTATCTATGCAAATGGTACTATCGACCTCACCAGCTCATACGAGGCACAGGGTAATGGCGCAAGACGTCTGGGCTTCAGCCTGAACTTCCCAGAGGAACTCTCAAAGGTTCGCTACTATGCACGTGGTCCATTGGCAAACTATGTTGACCGCCTCGATGGTTCAGACTTCGGCATCTACGAGACTACAGTTAAAGATATGTATGAACCATTCGCACATCCACAGAGCAACGGCAACCGCATTGGTCTGCGTTGGTTCACCCTCACCAACAATGAGGGCAACGGTGTGAAGGTTGAGACAGCGGGCGATGTAGCCTTCTCTCTGACTCCTTGGACAGACACCGAGTTGCGCACTGCACGTCATGAGTGGGAGTTGCCTACGTCAGACCGCACCGTAGCCCACTTCGATGCTGTCCAGCGTGGTCTTGGTAATCAGTCTTGTGGTCCGGGTCCATTGCCACAGTATGAGATACAGCAAGGTAAGAAATACTCAAATACCGTGCGCTTCATCCCTTTTTCAGAAGCGGCAGATGATACCGCAAACGGAATCTCTGCCGTAGTAAACCCAGCGACAACAACCGCACAAGTCTACGACCTCTCTGGTCGTAGACTCCCTGAAGCTCCTGCCAAAGGGCTCTATATTCAGGGTGGTAAAGTAATAGCAAACTAA
- a CDS encoding sulfatase family protein has translation MQTKVLYGLTGALAMGAVIPAQAQKKPMNIVFIMSDDHSYQTISAYDKRFINTPNIDWLADNGVKFQESFVANSLSGPSRACMLTGKHSHANGFTDNSKTFDGGQQTFPKLLQQQGYQTAMIGKWHLTSLPTGFNYWDILIGQGDYYNPDFLSNGKKVRRPGYVTNIIADMAIDWMENKRDKDKPFCLLMHNKAPHRVWNPDTCDLRLYDDVTYPLPTTFYDDYSGRLAAQKQKMSIMMDMDLIYDNKMADKENEIHTSTGLEQWGRGNYQRMTPSQRAQWDSYYDPIIKKFKKDKLSGKALAEWKYQRYMHDYMRVIHSVDRNVGRVIEYLREHGLLENTMIVYTSDQGFYMGEHGWFDKRFMYEESFRTPLLVYLPGGKHGVVSEMVQNIDYAPTFLEAAGAKVPSDIQGRSFLPLLQGRKPSGWRQSLYYHYYEYPAEHSVCRHYGIRTKRYSLMHFYNDIDSWELYDLKTDPEQMNNIYGKPGTEKLTKELKKQLLQLQVQYDDPIRKKEDIMKK, from the coding sequence ATGCAAACAAAAGTTTTATACGGCTTGACAGGTGCCCTGGCAATGGGTGCAGTCATTCCTGCCCAGGCACAGAAGAAACCGATGAACATCGTTTTTATCATGAGCGATGACCATTCGTACCAGACTATCAGTGCTTACGACAAACGCTTTATCAATACGCCGAACATTGACTGGCTGGCAGACAATGGTGTGAAGTTCCAGGAGAGCTTCGTTGCCAATTCGCTCAGTGGACCCTCACGTGCCTGTATGCTTACAGGCAAGCACAGCCATGCCAACGGCTTCACGGATAACTCAAAGACCTTCGACGGGGGGCAGCAGACGTTCCCGAAGCTGTTGCAGCAGCAGGGCTATCAGACGGCAATGATCGGTAAATGGCATCTTACCTCGCTGCCGACAGGCTTTAACTACTGGGATATTCTCATCGGACAGGGCGATTATTACAACCCTGACTTCCTCAGCAACGGTAAGAAGGTGCGCCGTCCGGGCTATGTGACGAACATCATTGCTGACATGGCGATTGACTGGATGGAGAATAAGCGCGACAAGGACAAGCCGTTCTGCCTGCTGATGCACAACAAGGCTCCGCACCGTGTGTGGAATCCTGATACCTGTGACCTGCGTCTTTATGACGACGTAACCTATCCGTTGCCAACGACTTTCTATGATGATTACTCCGGTCGTCTTGCTGCACAGAAGCAGAAGATGAGCATCATGATGGATATGGACCTCATCTATGACAACAAGATGGCTGATAAGGAGAACGAAATTCACACCAGTACAGGGCTTGAGCAGTGGGGACGTGGCAATTACCAGCGCATGACACCTTCACAGCGAGCGCAATGGGATAGCTATTACGACCCTATTATCAAGAAGTTCAAGAAGGACAAACTCTCGGGTAAGGCTCTCGCTGAATGGAAGTATCAGCGTTATATGCACGACTATATGCGTGTGATTCATTCCGTTGACCGCAATGTCGGACGTGTCATTGAGTACCTGCGTGAGCACGGACTCCTTGAGAATACAATGATTGTCTATACCTCTGACCAAGGATTCTACATGGGTGAGCACGGATGGTTCGATAAGCGTTTCATGTACGAGGAGTCGTTCCGTACACCGCTGCTGGTTTACCTCCCGGGTGGCAAGCACGGTGTTGTCAGCGAGATGGTACAGAACATCGACTATGCGCCAACCTTCCTCGAGGCTGCGGGCGCAAAGGTCCCGTCTGACATTCAGGGACGTTCTTTCCTGCCGCTGCTGCAGGGCAGGAAGCCGTCCGGCTGGCGTCAGTCGCTCTATTATCACTACTACGAGTATCCTGCCGAGCACTCTGTATGCCGTCACTATGGTATCCGTACAAAGCGTTATTCACTGATGCACTTCTATAATGATATTGATTCTTGGGAACTTTACGACCTGAAGACAGACCCTGAGCAAATGAACAATATCTATGGCAAGCCCGGTACGGAGAAGCTCACGAAGGAGTTGAAGAAGCAGCTCCTCCAGCTGCAGGTGCAGTATGATGACCCTATCCGCAAGAAGGAGGACATCATGAAGAAGTAA
- a CDS encoding beta-N-acetylhexosaminidase, with amino-acid sequence MKKILLSVAMMMATISLHATDANYQVVPLPQSITAEKGAAFVLDGSTVINVAGTDEAMLRNAEFLKQYIQEATGIVPGGMSKKGATITLKLNTKLENEEGYVITVKAKNITVEGKTPRGVFYGIQTLRKSLPLEKAESVTFPAARIVDYPRFGYRGTMLDCARHYFKMSFIKEFIDMLALHNVNTFHWHLTEDQGWRPQIDRYPKLTEIGSKRAQTVIGRMTNLYDETPYGGYYTKDEMREVVKYAADRYITVIPEIDMPGHMLGALAAYPELGCTGGPYKVAETWGVFPDILCAGNPKTYEFVNNVLDEIIEIFPSKYIHLGGDEAPRVRWKNCPRCQAEIKRLGLKSSNGFPAEAQLQAHFMNQAAKHLAEKGRNIIGWDEILEGDVDKGTTVMSWRGVAGGAEAAKRGLDAIMTPTTYYYLDFYQKPDNSMILIGNMLPVEKTYSYNPVPDDAAPELKKHVKGVQANLWTEYVIGRDLAFFQLLPRVAAMAETGWTENAKKDFDSFKERESRLNQLYKHFGWKTCQEMYKEKK; translated from the coding sequence ATGAAGAAAATCTTACTATCAGTGGCAATGATGATGGCGACCATCTCACTCCACGCCACAGACGCGAATTACCAAGTAGTTCCTTTACCACAAAGTATTACTGCAGAGAAGGGCGCAGCCTTCGTGTTGGATGGCAGCACCGTTATCAACGTAGCAGGCACGGACGAGGCTATGCTGCGTAATGCGGAGTTCCTGAAGCAATATATCCAGGAGGCAACAGGTATTGTGCCCGGTGGAATGAGCAAGAAAGGGGCAACGATTACGTTGAAACTCAATACAAAGTTGGAGAATGAAGAGGGCTATGTCATCACCGTGAAGGCTAAGAATATCACGGTTGAGGGTAAGACCCCGCGTGGCGTGTTCTATGGAATCCAGACACTGCGCAAGTCTTTGCCATTGGAGAAGGCTGAAAGCGTAACCTTCCCTGCGGCCCGCATTGTGGATTATCCACGCTTCGGCTATCGTGGTACGATGCTCGACTGTGCCCGTCACTATTTCAAGATGAGCTTCATCAAGGAGTTTATCGACATGCTGGCACTCCATAATGTCAACACATTCCACTGGCATCTCACTGAAGATCAGGGCTGGCGTCCACAGATTGACCGCTATCCAAAGCTCACAGAGATAGGCTCAAAGCGTGCGCAGACAGTTATCGGCCGTATGACAAACCTCTACGATGAAACTCCTTACGGTGGCTATTACACGAAGGATGAGATGCGTGAAGTGGTGAAGTATGCAGCTGACCGATATATTACCGTAATCCCTGAGATTGACATGCCTGGTCACATGCTCGGCGCATTGGCAGCTTATCCGGAGCTCGGCTGTACTGGTGGTCCTTACAAAGTAGCGGAGACATGGGGCGTGTTCCCTGACATTCTCTGTGCTGGTAATCCTAAGACCTACGAGTTCGTGAACAATGTTCTTGACGAAATTATTGAAATCTTCCCATCAAAGTATATCCACCTCGGTGGTGACGAGGCCCCACGTGTTCGCTGGAAGAACTGTCCACGCTGTCAGGCTGAAATCAAACGTCTTGGCCTGAAGAGCTCTAACGGCTTCCCCGCAGAGGCGCAGCTGCAGGCTCACTTCATGAACCAGGCTGCCAAGCACTTGGCTGAAAAGGGTCGCAATATCATCGGTTGGGACGAGATTCTCGAGGGTGATGTGGACAAGGGAACGACTGTAATGAGCTGGCGTGGTGTTGCCGGCGGTGCTGAAGCTGCCAAGCGTGGATTGGATGCCATCATGACTCCTACCACTTATTATTACCTGGATTTCTATCAGAAGCCAGACAACAGCATGATTCTCATCGGTAATATGCTCCCTGTTGAGAAAACTTACAGCTACAACCCGGTGCCAGACGATGCTGCGCCTGAACTGAAGAAGCATGTCAAGGGTGTACAGGCAAACCTCTGGACAGAGTATGTTATCGGTCGTGACCTTGCTTTCTTCCAGCTCCTTCCACGTGTTGCAGCCATGGCAGAGACAGGCTGGACCGAGAATGCCAAGAAAGACTTTGATTCTTTCAAGGAGCGTGAAAGCCGCCTCAACCAGCTCTACAAGCATTTCGGATGGAAGACCTGTCAGGAAATGTATAAGGAAAAGAAGTAG
- a CDS encoding glycoside hydrolase family 95 protein: protein MSICKCICAAFMTMFLSASPVFAQGFPRVSTSQDEHWYYVKYLRSGNVLEDKGNKQNCRTASPQVMSSDRQLWKVVAAKGSDADRKYQLVSRSGRTLYVNGTDPNSSRFMTGATAAGTNTFHIFHSSNNSFGSGAFEIAPDSTGSYAMNQVGEIKVGQLVGLWDKGDINNVLSFVTKDDMVFPYYMPVTSTAANPVYYYIQFQTGNWLLSAKDEKATCQTASLHTGNLDDMFWRVSESNGKYAFVSKSGKILYINDSYLNASKERSSKDTLFTMVESKNALGGFEIGKSTYGRNFFNMYQGAGEGKYISFWDLGDGGNVVRFVPADELVPVEGIATFSPANKYTLWYTKPATNWMTSCLPIGNGQFGATLMGDVAIDDVQFNDKTLWSGKLGGLTSTAAYGYYLNFGNLYIRSRGLSKVTDYVRYLDINDAVAGVKYTMDGVEYNRTYFASNPDSCVVIRYTASQGGKINTTLTLRNQNGRDVSYTVDNNNQATITFDGQVARQNDYGATTPESYYCAARIVTDGGTVTKNAKGMIEVNDANSMTVYLRGLTDFDPDAPEYVSGANLLAGRAAATVDGAQGKGYDVLFAAHKTDYKSLFERCQLTLGDIKNNIPTPQLISNYRNNQHDNLFLEELYFNYGRYLLISSSRGVSLPANLQGIWNDNNTPAWHSDIHANINVQMNYWPAEPTNLSELHRPFLDYIYREACVKPTWRRFAQDMGHVNTGWTLPTENNIYGSGTTFANTYTVANAWYCQHLWQHYTYTMDKEFLRTKAFPAMKSAVDYWFKKLVKAADGTYECPNEWSPEHGPTENATAHSQQLVWDLFNNTRKAIGILGNDVVSKAFRDELASYFEKLDNGCHTEVNPADGKTYLREWKYTSQFNNPSKIGVNEYKAHRHISHLMGLYPCTQISEDVDNNVFEAARASLIARGDGHGTGWSLGHKINLNARAYEGLHCHNLIKRALQQTWDTGTNEAAGGIYENLWDAHAPYQIDGNFGYTAGVAEMLLQSHNDKLVILPALPTTFWQKGSVKGLKAVGNFTVDIEWANAKATKVQIVSNVGTTCVVKYAGIAKNYKVTTADGKTVKVKRISDDEISFPTVKGGEYVLVSKEANAIVALQGAQDSSVASVCYYSLDGTKAAESQSRSVYIKQMKYSNGSTSTTKVIN from the coding sequence ATGAGTATCTGTAAATGCATCTGTGCAGCTTTCATGACGATGTTTCTAAGCGCCAGTCCTGTTTTCGCGCAGGGTTTTCCCCGTGTCAGTACCAGTCAGGATGAGCATTGGTACTATGTTAAGTATCTCCGTTCCGGTAATGTGCTGGAGGACAAAGGCAACAAGCAAAATTGCCGTACAGCTTCTCCGCAGGTCATGAGCAGTGACCGTCAGTTATGGAAAGTAGTAGCAGCTAAGGGTTCGGATGCCGATCGGAAATACCAGCTGGTAAGCAGGAGCGGTCGTACGCTTTATGTCAATGGTACTGATCCTAACAGCTCGCGCTTTATGACAGGTGCCACGGCAGCAGGTACCAATACCTTCCATATCTTCCACAGCAGTAACAACAGCTTTGGATCTGGTGCGTTTGAGATTGCGCCTGACTCAACAGGCAGTTATGCGATGAATCAGGTAGGTGAGATAAAGGTAGGGCAGCTTGTCGGTTTGTGGGATAAGGGTGATATTAATAATGTCCTGTCGTTTGTTACCAAGGATGATATGGTGTTCCCATATTATATGCCGGTCACCTCAACGGCTGCAAATCCTGTTTATTATTACATTCAGTTCCAGACAGGTAACTGGCTCTTGAGTGCCAAGGACGAGAAGGCTACCTGTCAGACGGCATCATTGCATACTGGTAATCTTGATGATATGTTTTGGCGTGTGTCAGAGAGCAACGGAAAATACGCTTTTGTAAGCAAGAGCGGAAAGATACTTTATATCAATGACTCATACCTCAACGCATCAAAGGAGCGCAGTTCTAAGGATACGCTCTTTACGATGGTTGAATCAAAGAACGCATTGGGTGGCTTTGAGATTGGTAAGTCAACCTATGGACGTAACTTCTTCAATATGTACCAAGGAGCTGGTGAAGGCAAATATATCAGCTTCTGGGATTTAGGCGATGGTGGAAATGTAGTGCGCTTCGTACCTGCTGATGAGCTCGTACCTGTTGAAGGCATTGCTACTTTCAGTCCAGCCAACAAATATACGCTTTGGTACACAAAGCCTGCAACTAACTGGATGACCTCTTGTCTGCCAATCGGTAACGGCCAGTTTGGTGCAACTTTGATGGGCGATGTTGCCATTGACGACGTACAGTTTAACGACAAGACCCTTTGGAGCGGTAAGCTCGGTGGTCTGACCAGCACAGCTGCTTACGGTTATTATCTTAACTTTGGTAATCTTTATATCCGTAGCCGTGGTTTGTCAAAGGTGACAGACTATGTTCGTTACCTTGATATCAACGATGCCGTAGCAGGTGTGAAATATACGATGGATGGGGTAGAGTACAATCGTACTTACTTCGCAAGCAATCCTGACAGCTGTGTGGTAATCCGTTACACAGCCTCACAGGGTGGTAAGATCAATACAACGCTTACGTTGAGAAACCAGAACGGACGTGACGTAAGTTATACCGTAGACAATAACAATCAGGCAACAATTACCTTCGATGGTCAGGTTGCCCGTCAGAATGATTATGGTGCAACGACACCAGAGAGCTATTACTGTGCAGCGCGCATCGTGACAGATGGCGGTACGGTTACTAAGAATGCAAAGGGCATGATTGAGGTGAATGATGCTAACAGCATGACTGTTTACCTTCGTGGCTTGACCGACTTCGACCCGGATGCACCAGAGTATGTCTCTGGAGCTAACCTCCTTGCAGGTCGTGCAGCAGCAACTGTTGATGGCGCACAGGGCAAGGGTTATGATGTTTTGTTTGCAGCACATAAGACCGATTACAAGTCACTCTTCGAGCGTTGTCAGCTCACCCTCGGTGACATCAAGAACAATATTCCAACGCCACAGCTCATCAGCAACTATCGTAACAACCAGCATGACAACCTCTTCTTGGAGGAACTCTACTTCAATTATGGTCGTTACCTGCTCATCAGTTCAAGCCGTGGCGTATCGCTCCCAGCTAACTTGCAGGGTATTTGGAACGACAACAATACACCTGCATGGCACTCTGATATCCATGCGAACATCAACGTGCAGATGAACTACTGGCCTGCTGAGCCAACCAACCTCTCTGAACTCCACCGCCCATTCCTCGATTATATCTATCGTGAGGCGTGTGTGAAGCCTACATGGCGTCGCTTTGCACAGGACATGGGGCACGTGAATACAGGTTGGACCTTGCCAACAGAGAATAACATCTATGGCTCTGGTACTACCTTTGCCAATACCTATACCGTTGCTAATGCGTGGTATTGCCAGCACTTGTGGCAGCACTACACCTACACAATGGACAAGGAATTCCTACGCACAAAGGCATTCCCGGCAATGAAGTCGGCTGTTGACTATTGGTTTAAGAAGTTGGTAAAGGCTGCTGACGGCACCTACGAGTGTCCTAATGAGTGGTCGCCAGAGCACGGACCAACAGAGAACGCTACCGCACACAGCCAGCAGTTGGTTTGGGACTTGTTCAATAATACCCGTAAGGCTATCGGGATTCTCGGTAATGACGTGGTGTCAAAGGCATTCCGTGATGAGCTTGCAAGCTATTTTGAAAAGCTCGATAATGGTTGTCATACAGAGGTAAATCCAGCCGATGGCAAGACTTATCTCCGTGAGTGGAAGTACACTTCACAGTTTAATAATCCAAGTAAGATTGGTGTAAACGAGTATAAGGCACACCGCCACATCTCTCATCTCATGGGTCTTTATCCTTGTACACAGATCAGCGAGGATGTTGATAACAATGTCTTCGAGGCTGCACGTGCCTCCCTGATTGCCCGTGGCGACGGTCACGGAACAGGTTGGTCACTCGGTCATAAGATTAATCTCAATGCACGTGCTTACGAGGGTCTGCATTGTCATAACCTCATCAAGCGTGCTTTGCAGCAGACTTGGGACACTGGAACAAATGAGGCAGCAGGTGGTATCTATGAGAATCTCTGGGATGCTCATGCCCCTTATCAGATTGATGGTAACTTCGGTTATACAGCAGGTGTAGCAGAGATGTTGCTGCAGAGTCATAACGACAAGCTCGTTATCCTCCCTGCCTTGCCAACAACATTCTGGCAGAAGGGCTCTGTAAAGGGCTTGAAGGCTGTGGGCAACTTCACCGTTGACATTGAATGGGCAAATGCCAAGGCTACTAAGGTACAGATTGTATCTAACGTTGGAACAACCTGTGTTGTGAAGTATGCTGGTATAGCAAAGAACTATAAGGTGACAACTGCTGACGGAAAGACTGTTAAGGTGAAGCGCATCAGCGATGATGAAATCAGCTTCCCGACAGTGAAAGGTGGCGAATATGTCCTTGTTTCTAAAGAGGCAAATGCCATCGTAGCTTTGCAGGGTGCACAGGACAGCAGCGTTGCTTCCGTATGTTATTACAGCCTTGACGGTACAAAGGCTGCAGAATCACAGAGCCGTAGCGTTTACATCAAGCAGATGAAGTACAGCAACGGCTCAACAAGCACAACAAAAGTAATCAACTAA